Proteins encoded together in one Lachnospiraceae bacterium JLR.KK008 window:
- a CDS encoding DNA-directed RNA polymerase subunit alpha, translating into MFDFERPNIEVAEISEDRKYGKFVVEPLERGYGITLGNSLRRIMLSSLPGAAVSQVKIDGVLHEFSSIPAVKEDVTEIIMNIKSLAIRNDSLGNEPKTAYIEFEGEGEVKASDIQVDQDIEILNPDLTIATLSGGKDSRLNMELTITKGRGYVSADKNKGEDLPIGVIAVDSIYTPVERVNLTVENTRVGQITDFDKLTLDVYTNGALAPDEAVSLAAKVLSEHLSLFIDLSENARSAEVMIEKEDDEKEKVLEMSIDELELSVRSYNCLKRAGINTVEELTNKTSEDMMKVRNLGRKSLEEVLAKLKELGLQLNPSDE; encoded by the coding sequence ATGTTTGATTTTGAAAGACCAAACATTGAAGTTGCAGAAATTTCAGAAGACAGAAAGTATGGAAAGTTCGTTGTAGAGCCTTTGGAAAGAGGTTATGGCATTACATTAGGAAATTCTCTGAGAAGAATTATGCTCTCTTCCTTACCAGGTGCAGCGGTAAGCCAGGTAAAAATTGACGGTGTTTTACATGAATTCAGTTCGATTCCGGCAGTAAAGGAAGATGTAACTGAGATTATTATGAATATCAAAAGCCTTGCGATCAGAAATGACAGTCTGGGAAACGAACCAAAGACGGCATACATTGAGTTTGAGGGTGAAGGCGAGGTAAAGGCATCTGATATTCAGGTAGACCAGGACATTGAGATATTGAATCCTGACTTGACAATCGCTACATTGAGCGGCGGCAAAGACAGCAGATTAAACATGGAACTTACCATAACAAAAGGCAGAGGCTACGTAAGCGCTGATAAAAACAAAGGCGAGGATCTGCCGATTGGTGTGATTGCGGTTGATTCTATCTACACCCCTGTAGAGAGAGTGAATCTTACAGTAGAAAATACCCGTGTTGGACAAATTACAGACTTCGATAAGCTAACATTAGATGTTTATACAAACGGAGCGCTTGCTCCGGATGAGGCAGTCAGTCTGGCTGCAAAAGTATTGAGCGAGCATTTGAGTCTCTTCATCGATCTGTCCGAAAACGCCAGAAGTGCGGAAGTGATGATTGAGAAAGAAGACGACGAGAAAGAAAAGGTGTTGGAGATGAGCATTGATGAGCTGGAGCTGTCGGTGCGTTCTTACAACTGCCTGAAACGTGCAGGAATCAATACGGTAGAGGAATTGACGAACAAGACTTCTGAGGATATGATGAAGGTCCGCAATCTGGGACGTAAATCTCTGGAGGAAGTGCTTGCAAAGTTAAAGGAACTTGGATTGCAGTTGAATCCGAGTGACGAATAA
- a CDS encoding DUF6020 family protein, translated as MKTKDMIRVNSHLICAVCAFLATWATVRACGISTFHLFGGLLFVIYLLLVRQFRQWSKTAAASALHKIVSAALAALFVFFYLCADYEALLGGLSSSLFRLGHLIIIGAGLFCIFYVMLFCFFQWLNDCSPFADATQKSDRFYNRLPLFAFFFCLLCWLPYLATNYPGVMTVDSLNQYGQIIGALPMSNHHPWVHTQLIRLFYEIGIVLTKNPLTGLGLYTLFQMAVMAGIFAYLIDLFVRLCIKKRLCLIVIAFYALLPYNAIYMITMWKDILFSGMTLLFSVVLLRFLIHSRQEAFPLTRRTYLLYLLSGLGLCLLRSNGFCAFLLTVPFLLLCFRRQWKRHLLLNLLILLPVLLIKGPLMNACHVASPDFVESLSIPIQLAARVYVDQEETDPADDEMWNRIVDTSRIPETYESFCSDHMKNLIRQGDQAYLEAHKADYLKLWVSFGRKHPGAYVRGYIDATKGYWYPDVPNVIGSDERIADNPYGLSAKPLLHNPVTIKIKEIVFKLPDMIPVYGLLFSLGAMFWLSLALAGKTVLSGRRNCLIVFLPNGAIFATLFLATPVYNEFRYGYPMLLTIPLFALCALYSGKGTEAGR; from the coding sequence ATGAAAACAAAAGATATGATACGGGTAAATTCTCATCTTATATGCGCCGTCTGCGCGTTTCTTGCCACCTGGGCTACAGTGCGGGCATGTGGCATCAGCACTTTTCACCTGTTTGGCGGACTGCTGTTCGTCATCTATCTGCTGCTGGTCAGGCAGTTCCGGCAATGGTCAAAGACAGCCGCCGCTTCCGCCTTACATAAGATCGTTTCCGCCGCTCTGGCCGCTCTCTTCGTCTTCTTTTATCTGTGCGCCGACTACGAAGCGCTTCTCGGAGGACTGAGCAGCAGCCTCTTTCGCCTGGGCCATCTGATCATTATCGGCGCCGGTCTGTTCTGTATTTTTTATGTGATGCTCTTTTGCTTCTTCCAATGGCTGAATGACTGCTCTCCATTCGCAGATGCCACGCAAAAGAGCGACAGATTTTATAACAGGTTGCCTCTGTTTGCCTTTTTCTTTTGCCTGCTCTGCTGGCTGCCTTATCTGGCGACCAATTATCCGGGCGTCATGACTGTGGACAGCCTGAACCAGTATGGGCAGATTATCGGCGCGCTCCCCATGAGCAATCATCACCCCTGGGTACATACGCAGCTGATCCGTCTCTTTTACGAGATCGGCATCGTCCTCACGAAAAATCCGCTCACAGGCCTTGGGCTGTATACACTCTTTCAGATGGCAGTCATGGCTGGTATCTTCGCTTATCTGATCGACCTGTTCGTCAGACTGTGCATAAAAAAGCGGCTCTGCCTGATCGTGATCGCTTTCTATGCGCTTCTGCCCTATAATGCCATCTATATGATAACAATGTGGAAAGACATTCTGTTTTCCGGTATGACACTGCTCTTTTCTGTCGTATTGTTGCGTTTTCTCATACATTCCAGGCAGGAAGCCTTCCCGCTCACAAGGCGCACTTACCTGCTGTACCTGCTCTCCGGGCTCGGTCTGTGCCTGCTGCGCTCCAATGGGTTTTGTGCTTTCCTGCTCACAGTGCCCTTCCTGCTCCTTTGTTTCCGGCGGCAGTGGAAACGGCATCTGCTTTTGAATCTTCTGATCCTGCTGCCCGTGCTGTTAATCAAAGGACCGCTTATGAATGCCTGTCATGTGGCCTCCCCGGATTTTGTGGAATCCCTCTCGATTCCCATCCAGCTTGCCGCCAGAGTCTATGTGGATCAGGAAGAAACAGATCCTGCGGACGATGAAATGTGGAACCGGATCGTAGACACTTCCCGAATCCCGGAGACCTATGAGTCCTTCTGTTCCGATCATATGAAAAACCTGATCCGCCAGGGTGATCAGGCATATCTGGAGGCCCACAAGGCCGATTATCTGAAGCTGTGGGTTTCCTTTGGACGAAAACACCCCGGCGCTTATGTCCGGGGCTATATTGATGCCACAAAAGGCTACTGGTACCCTGATGTTCCTAACGTGATTGGCTCCGACGAGCGGATCGCTGACAATCCTTACGGACTCTCGGCAAAACCGCTGCTGCACAATCCCGTGACAATCAAGATCAAAGAAATCGTGTTTAAGCTGCCCGACATGATCCCTGTCTATGGGCTGCTCTTCAGCCTTGGCGCCATGTTCTGGCTCTCTCTGGCACTGGCCGGCAAAACAGTTCTCTCCGGCAGGAGAAACTGCCTGATCGTCTTCCTGCCAAATGGAGCGATCTTCGCCACTCTCTTTCTGGCAACGCCGGTTTACAATGAATTCCGTTACGGTTATCCGATGCTGCTCACGATTCCTCTGTTTGCGCTCTGCGCGCTCTATAGCGGAAAAGGAACAGAAGCAGGGCGCTGA
- a CDS encoding YfhO family protein, whose amino-acid sequence MKRKRRPLLTAFCIPVAIMIAAVIYKEIYPFGDRCFLRVDLYNQYLPFFTELQRKLQEGGSLFFSWRAGLGANFLALYAYYLASPMNWLLVLCPRGLMIEFMTLLIIVKIGLCGLSFAWYLKRHYRTDRYAVALFAVFYALSGYLCAYNWNIMWLDCIILAPIIILGLEELVYGGKPVRYCLSLGLSVLTNYYISIFICIFLILYYTVLILPLSVKEKLRSLKQFVLYSLLAGGLSGAVLLPGTLALRATRFDHADFPDRFRFYFHSLNVVARHCVNVMPEIRNAHWPNLYCGVAVFLLLPVYLCSRRISWKEKLPRIALLVIFLLSFSINILEFLWHGLNFPDSLPARQSFLYIFLVLTLSFEGYLHIWEISRRQLIGIVSGVIFFLLLCRQLADGDDFLKGSFRFTMLYVVLYALLLYWRERGSLKRTLAAGLLSALVITEASMNTVETSVFTTSRSQYLAHQQAFQALSTAAPLQDLEEAVFPRMEQYDYMTKNDGMLAGVATATFFSSTVNEDTAHLYRRLGMSTSKVFYSYEGATPLTSALLSVGYLFSQELESADAFHELLAEGEGGYLYRKQYTLPPGFVVAADLEQRWELEEGSPIEVQNSLAGALGLEKPLFEEIEALEEDGEVRIIVEESGYLYVYPQECSTKNITVNIDDREKTFPKVYYPHILDLGWCRKGSAILLTQSGDKRNEKHELALSAYRMNVDVLEAMIGILERYPLEINAVSDTSVEGVVEAEAAGLLVTSIPNEAGWRLSIDGAAVPIHPFAGAMISAPLTAGTHSVVLTYEPPGASAGLLLSAVSALLLFLFRYRARRAQTEES is encoded by the coding sequence ATGAAACGAAAGAGAAGACCATTGCTGACCGCGTTTTGTATTCCGGTGGCAATTATGATTGCGGCTGTTATTTATAAAGAGATCTATCCTTTTGGGGATCGTTGTTTTTTGCGTGTGGATCTGTACAATCAATACCTGCCTTTTTTTACGGAATTACAGAGAAAGTTACAGGAGGGCGGCAGTCTGTTTTTTTCCTGGCGTGCCGGTCTGGGCGCTAACTTTCTGGCGCTGTATGCCTATTATCTTGCCAGTCCCATGAACTGGCTGCTTGTCCTCTGTCCTCGCGGACTGATGATAGAATTTATGACGCTGCTTATCATTGTTAAAATTGGTCTCTGCGGGCTCAGCTTTGCCTGGTATCTGAAGCGGCATTATCGCACGGACCGCTATGCGGTCGCACTGTTCGCGGTATTTTATGCGCTGTCCGGTTATCTGTGTGCGTACAACTGGAACATTATGTGGCTGGACTGCATTATTCTCGCACCGATCATCATTTTGGGACTGGAAGAGCTTGTGTATGGCGGAAAGCCTGTGCGTTATTGTCTGTCGCTTGGCCTGTCTGTGCTCACGAATTATTATATCTCTATTTTTATCTGCATTTTTCTTATACTGTACTATACAGTGCTGATTCTTCCGCTTTCTGTGAAAGAAAAATTGAGAAGTCTGAAGCAGTTTGTCCTGTATTCCCTTCTGGCAGGCGGTCTATCCGGTGCAGTCCTGCTGCCGGGGACACTGGCGCTGCGGGCCACCCGCTTTGATCATGCCGACTTTCCGGACCGTTTTCGATTTTATTTTCATAGTCTGAACGTGGTGGCAAGGCATTGTGTCAATGTGATGCCGGAGATCCGCAATGCACACTGGCCGAACTTATACTGCGGTGTGGCAGTTTTCCTGCTGCTTCCGGTTTATCTGTGCAGCAGGCGGATCAGCTGGAAAGAAAAGCTGCCAAGGATCGCACTGCTTGTGATTTTTCTGTTGAGTTTTTCCATAAATATTCTGGAATTTTTGTGGCATGGGCTGAATTTTCCGGACAGCCTTCCGGCAAGGCAGTCTTTTCTCTATATTTTTCTCGTGCTTACGCTTAGCTTTGAAGGATATTTACACATTTGGGAAATTTCCCGCAGACAGTTGATCGGAATTGTGTCAGGTGTGATATTTTTTCTGCTCCTGTGCCGGCAGTTGGCGGACGGAGATGATTTTTTAAAAGGCAGTTTTCGCTTCACGATGCTGTATGTGGTGCTCTATGCGCTGCTCCTCTACTGGCGGGAACGGGGCAGTTTGAAGAGGACTCTGGCGGCGGGACTGCTATCGGCTCTCGTGATTACGGAAGCATCAATGAATACGGTGGAGACCAGTGTCTTTACGACAAGCCGTTCCCAATATCTGGCGCACCAGCAGGCGTTTCAGGCACTTTCAACTGCTGCGCCGCTACAGGATTTGGAGGAAGCGGTGTTTCCGCGGATGGAACAATATGATTACATGACGAAAAATGACGGGATGCTGGCCGGAGTGGCGACAGCCACATTCTTTTCTTCTACGGTCAATGAGGACACGGCGCATCTGTACCGGAGACTGGGCATGAGTACGAGCAAAGTATTTTACAGTTATGAGGGAGCGACGCCGCTGACATCCGCTCTGCTTTCCGTCGGCTATCTGTTTTCGCAGGAACTGGAGAGCGCCGATGCCTTTCATGAGCTTCTGGCGGAAGGGGAGGGCGGTTATCTGTACCGCAAACAGTATACGCTGCCGCCGGGGTTTGTCGTTGCCGCTGATCTGGAGCAGCGCTGGGAGCTGGAGGAAGGCAGTCCCATTGAAGTGCAGAACAGTCTGGCCGGGGCGCTTGGCCTGGAAAAGCCTCTCTTTGAAGAGATTGAAGCTTTGGAGGAAGATGGAGAAGTGCGCATTATTGTGGAGGAGAGCGGTTATCTTTATGTCTACCCTCAGGAGTGCAGCACGAAAAATATAACGGTCAATATCGACGACCGGGAGAAGACATTTCCGAAAGTCTATTATCCGCATATTCTTGACTTAGGCTGGTGCAGGAAGGGCAGTGCGATTCTGCTGACGCAGAGCGGTGACAAGAGAAATGAGAAACATGAACTGGCGTTGTCGGCATACCGTATGAATGTCGACGTTCTGGAAGCGATGATTGGCATTCTGGAGCGGTATCCGCTGGAGATCAATGCAGTCAGCGACACTTCCGTGGAGGGAGTCGTGGAAGCGGAGGCGGCGGGACTGCTTGTCACCTCCATTCCCAATGAGGCCGGATGGCGTCTGTCCATAGACGGAGCGGCGGTTCCCATTCATCCGTTTGCAGGAGCAATGATCAGCGCTCCGCTTACTGCGGGTACACACAGTGTCGTACTCACATATGAACCGCCGGGCGCATCAGCCGGACTGCTGCTGAGCGCGGTCAGCGCCCTGCTTCTGTTCCTTTTCCGCTATAGAGCGCGCAGAGCGCAAACAGAGGAATCGTGA
- a CDS encoding class I SAM-dependent methyltransferase: MEAYTDFASVYDIFMDETPYEAWSANVQAALERHQIVKGLVLDLGCGTGTLTELLSAAGFDMIGIDSSPEMLGRAIEKRDRSEHDILYLCQDMREFELYGTVQAVVSLCDSVNYILEPSELETVFCLVNNYLDPGGIFFFDFNTDWKYQMIGDAVIAENRETCSFIWENEYDRESRINEYEVTVFTEEADGRYRKFTETHEQRGYTLSEIRELLEAAGMSVLETADADTNGPVRETSERIYVTARESGKTAAAENGDRG, from the coding sequence ATGGAAGCGTATACGGATTTTGCGTCGGTCTATGATATTTTCATGGATGAGACACCTTACGAGGCGTGGAGCGCCAATGTGCAGGCAGCGCTGGAACGCCATCAGATTGTAAAAGGACTCGTGCTCGACCTTGGGTGCGGCACGGGTACATTGACAGAGCTGTTGTCAGCTGCCGGCTTCGATATGATTGGCATCGACAGTTCGCCGGAGATGCTTGGACGCGCCATCGAAAAGCGTGACCGTTCGGAACATGATATTTTGTATCTCTGCCAGGATATGCGGGAATTCGAACTGTACGGGACGGTACAGGCGGTCGTCAGTCTGTGTGACAGTGTCAATTATATTTTGGAACCTTCTGAGCTGGAGACGGTATTTTGTCTTGTGAACAACTATCTGGACCCCGGCGGAATCTTTTTCTTTGATTTTAATACGGACTGGAAATACCAGATGATCGGCGATGCGGTGATCGCGGAGAACCGGGAGACGTGCAGCTTTATCTGGGAAAATGAATATGACAGGGAGAGCCGCATCAACGAATACGAAGTGACGGTGTTTACGGAGGAAGCGGACGGAAGATACCGCAAATTTACGGAGACGCATGAACAGCGCGGCTACACGCTTTCTGAGATCAGGGAGCTGCTGGAGGCAGCGGGAATGTCTGTTCTGGAAACAGCGGATGCGGATACGAACGGTCCGGTGCGGGAGACGAGCGAGAGAATCTATGTGACGGCCCGGGAATCCGGGAAAACGGCAGCGGCAGAAAATGGAGACAGAGGATGA
- a CDS encoding small multi-drug export protein, whose amino-acid sequence MESLVAWFTETLGAYISRELVIFIISMIPILELRGGLVAASLLKVPITTAVPICIIGNVIPVPFILLFIRQIFKWMRGVPVIGPIIRKLEKRAMGKSDSIRKYEFWGLVLFVGIPLPGTGAWTGSLIAALLEVDFKKAILAVLLGVAMATIIMSIVSYGLLGAIIS is encoded by the coding sequence ATGGAAAGTTTGGTAGCATGGTTTACGGAAACATTGGGGGCATATATTTCGAGAGAGCTTGTCATTTTTATCATCTCGATGATTCCGATTCTGGAACTGAGAGGCGGTCTGGTCGCAGCATCGCTCTTAAAAGTGCCGATTACGACGGCGGTGCCGATCTGTATCATCGGTAATGTGATCCCGGTGCCATTTATCTTATTGTTTATTCGCCAGATATTTAAGTGGATGCGGGGTGTGCCGGTGATCGGGCCGATCATCCGGAAGCTGGAGAAACGGGCGATGGGCAAGAGCGACAGCATCAGAAAGTATGAGTTTTGGGGACTGGTACTTTTTGTCGGCATTCCGCTTCCCGGCACAGGGGCGTGGACCGGTTCACTGATCGCGGCGCTTCTGGAAGTGGACTTTAAGAAGGCGATTCTCGCGGTGCTGCTCGGAGTTGCCATGGCGACGATTATTATGTCGATTGTGTCTTACGGACTGTTGGGGGCGATCATCAGCTAA
- the hslO gene encoding Hsp33 family molecular chaperone HslO has translation MNDYIVRAAAADAQIRAFAATTREQVETARQRHQTSPVATAALGRLLTAGGMMGSMLKNESDLLTLQISGDGPIGGITVTADGKADVKGYVNNPGVMLPPSAAGKLDVGGSVGKGVLRVIRDMGLKEPYAGQTALQTGEIAEDLTYYFAVSEQVPSSVGLGVLMNKNNTVRQAGGFIVQLMPFAEEAVLGRLEENLLQIPSVTAMLDSGDGPEQMLERILDGLQPEITDRIPTRFYCGCDKKRVEKAIISIGRKEIEEMIAEEKPVTVNCHFCNTDHTFAVSELKDILKKAVR, from the coding sequence ATGAATGACTATATTGTGAGGGCAGCGGCGGCAGACGCTCAGATCCGTGCGTTTGCGGCTACGACGAGAGAGCAGGTGGAGACGGCCAGACAGCGGCACCAGACGAGTCCGGTGGCGACGGCAGCTCTGGGACGGCTGCTGACGGCAGGCGGCATGATGGGCAGTATGCTCAAGAACGAGAGTGATCTGCTGACGCTTCAGATCAGCGGAGACGGGCCGATCGGCGGGATCACGGTGACGGCAGACGGAAAGGCGGACGTAAAGGGATATGTGAACAATCCGGGTGTAATGCTTCCACCAAGCGCAGCAGGGAAACTTGATGTTGGCGGAAGTGTCGGCAAAGGAGTGCTGCGCGTGATCAGGGATATGGGATTAAAAGAGCCTTATGCGGGGCAGACTGCATTACAGACAGGGGAGATTGCGGAAGATCTGACTTACTATTTTGCCGTCTCGGAGCAGGTTCCTTCGAGTGTCGGGCTGGGTGTATTGATGAATAAAAACAATACGGTGAGACAGGCCGGCGGTTTTATTGTCCAGTTGATGCCGTTTGCAGAGGAAGCCGTTCTTGGCAGGCTGGAGGAGAATCTGCTGCAGATTCCGTCCGTGACGGCGATGCTTGACAGTGGAGATGGACCGGAACAGATGCTGGAGCGGATTCTGGACGGTCTGCAGCCAGAAATTACAGACCGGATACCAACGCGGTTCTACTGTGGCTGTGACAAAAAGCGGGTGGAAAAGGCGATTATCAGCATTGGCAGGAAAGAGATCGAAGAGATGATCGCGGAAGAGAAACCGGTAACAGTCAACTGTCATTTTTGTAATACGGATCATACATTTGCGGTCAGCGAGTTGAAGGATATTTTGAAGAAGGCGGTGCGGTAA
- a CDS encoding LTA synthase family protein, translating into MMKEKLRASMPLLGFLLCPVVTMILTELYTHDPFQDMKKTPWILNIILYWLLAAFLVMATGRLRAALRIQTLFFMLAGLANYYVIAFRSSPILPWDIYSAGTAASVADNFSYTLPARVWMVLLGFCFLLGAEQLFAYRLYRKRVRLAGLLVCTALLTAFTTFLHQESVVTRLRLYDKMFTPGVVQKRNGCAVAFAMELKYLLPDRPEGYSEEESRELLESYRSDAPLPETEELPNIIVIMDEAFADMSYVGDFTCDREVMPFVQSLTGADNVISGRLHVSVLGGNTANTEFEFLTGNTMAFLPEGSIPYQQYMRGTVPSLVSELKRFGYEAVAMHPYYASGWRRDKVYSWMGFDSMRFLEDFEDVEYVRKYASDHWDFAQIIREYEQREKDRPFFLFNVTMQNHGGYDQAYDNFEADIKAEGIESQSLSNYLSLINLTDQALQELIAYFEQEEEPVLLVFFGDHQPNDTVARPIRTFNGVRQQNITWEQEMDRYQVPFFIWANYEIEEKQQVDISANFLALEVLKQADIPAEGYYGYLNELRESCPVVSGKQVILADGSSLDSGAGKELEEMKRYRKLQYYRMFEAYKE; encoded by the coding sequence ATGATGAAAGAGAAGCTGCGGGCAAGTATGCCCTTATTGGGATTTCTTCTCTGTCCGGTCGTGACGATGATTCTGACAGAGCTGTATACCCACGATCCTTTTCAGGATATGAAGAAGACTCCCTGGATATTGAATATTATATTATATTGGCTTTTGGCGGCATTTCTCGTTATGGCGACCGGGAGATTGCGGGCGGCGCTGCGTATACAGACATTATTTTTCATGCTCGCCGGTCTGGCCAATTATTATGTGATCGCATTTCGTTCCTCGCCGATCTTGCCATGGGATATTTATTCTGCCGGTACGGCGGCGTCTGTGGCGGATAACTTCAGCTATACCCTTCCTGCAAGGGTGTGGATGGTGCTTTTGGGCTTTTGTTTTTTACTTGGGGCGGAGCAGTTGTTTGCTTATCGATTATACCGCAAGCGCGTCCGACTGGCGGGATTGCTCGTCTGCACAGCGCTGCTCACCGCATTTACCACATTCCTTCATCAGGAGTCTGTCGTGACGCGGCTGCGTCTGTATGATAAGATGTTTACGCCGGGCGTGGTGCAAAAGCGCAATGGCTGCGCAGTGGCCTTTGCCATGGAACTGAAATATCTGCTGCCGGACAGACCGGAGGGATACAGCGAGGAGGAGAGCAGAGAACTGCTGGAGTCTTATCGAAGTGATGCGCCTTTGCCGGAGACAGAGGAACTGCCAAATATTATCGTTATTATGGACGAGGCGTTTGCAGACATGTCGTATGTGGGGGACTTTACATGTGACCGGGAAGTCATGCCTTTTGTACAGAGCCTTACGGGAGCGGATAACGTAATTTCGGGGCGGCTGCATGTTTCTGTACTGGGCGGTAATACTGCCAATACGGAGTTTGAATTTCTGACAGGGAATACGATGGCATTTCTGCCGGAAGGGAGCATACCTTATCAGCAATATATGCGGGGAACGGTGCCTTCGCTTGTCTCCGAGCTGAAGAGGTTTGGTTACGAAGCGGTTGCCATGCACCCGTATTATGCGTCCGGCTGGAGACGGGACAAGGTATATTCCTGGATGGGATTTGATTCGATGCGTTTCCTGGAAGATTTTGAGGACGTGGAGTATGTGCGTAAGTATGCGAGCGATCATTGGGACTTTGCACAGATCATTCGGGAATATGAACAGAGAGAGAAAGACAGACCCTTCTTTTTGTTTAATGTGACGATGCAGAATCACGGCGGTTATGATCAGGCTTATGACAATTTTGAGGCGGATATAAAAGCAGAAGGAATAGAATCACAATCGTTATCGAATTATCTTTCCCTGATCAATCTGACAGATCAGGCGCTTCAGGAGTTGATTGCTTATTTTGAGCAGGAGGAGGAGCCTGTGCTACTTGTGTTCTTTGGGGATCACCAGCCGAATGACACCGTGGCAAGGCCAATTCGTACCTTTAATGGTGTCCGGCAGCAAAATATCACATGGGAACAGGAGATGGATCGGTATCAGGTGCCGTTTTTTATCTGGGCCAATTATGAGATTGAGGAGAAACAGCAGGTAGACATCAGTGCCAATTTCCTGGCGCTGGAGGTGCTGAAACAGGCAGACATTCCGGCCGAGGGCTACTACGGATACTTGAATGAGCTGCGGGAGAGCTGCCCGGTAGTCAGTGGAAAGCAGGTTATTCTGGCAGACGGGAGCAGTCTGGACAGCGGCGCGGGGAAAGAGCTGGAGGAGATGAAACGTTACCGTAAGTTACAGTATTATCGGATGTTTGAGGCATACAAAGAGTAA
- a CDS encoding bL17 family ribosomal protein has protein sequence MAKYRKLGRTSSQRKALLRNQVTNLLYHGKIVTTQAKAKEVQKIAEGLVALAIKEKDNFETVKVTAKVARKDKDGKRVKEVKDGKKVTVYDEVEKEIKKDLPSRLHARRQMLRVLYPITEVPVKNAGKKRNTKRIDLPAKLFDEIAPKYTDRKGGYTRIIKIGQRKGDGAMEVVLELV, from the coding sequence ATGGCAAAGTACAGAAAACTTGGAAGAACATCTTCTCAGAGAAAGGCACTGCTCAGAAATCAGGTGACAAATCTTCTGTATCACGGAAAGATTGTGACAACGCAGGCAAAAGCAAAAGAAGTGCAGAAAATTGCAGAAGGTCTTGTTGCGCTTGCAATCAAAGAGAAAGACAATTTTGAGACAGTGAAGGTAACTGCCAAAGTTGCGAGAAAAGATAAAGATGGCAAGAGAGTGAAAGAAGTAAAAGACGGCAAGAAAGTAACGGTCTACGATGAGGTAGAGAAAGAGATCAAAAAGGATCTTCCGAGCAGACTTCATGCGAGAAGACAGATGCTGCGTGTTCTTTATCCGATCACGGAAGTTCCTGTAAAAAATGCAGGTAAGAAGAGAAACACAAAGAGGATTGATTTGCCGGCAAAACTGTTTGATGAGATCGCTCCTAAATATACAGACCGCAAAGGTGGTTATACAAGAATCATCAAGATCGGTCAGCGTAAAGGTGACGGTGCGATGGAAGTTGTTCTTGAGCTGGTATAA
- the hisC gene encoding histidinol-phosphate transaminase yields the protein MSWEENVRKVIPYTPGEQPGQRNIIKLNTNENPYPPAPGVMEAIRSVKAEEYSLYPDPDASALRRSLAEYHRLKPQQVFVGVGSDDVLAMSFLTFFNGASPILFPDITYSFYDVWAELFRIPYAIRPLRDDFSIDPDDYLCDNGGIIFPNPNAPTGVLESIDMVERIVAGNPDVVVIVDEAYIDFGGESALPLIEKYENLLIVRTFSKSRSLAGLRIGYALGSERLLSYLNDAKFSFNSYTMNLPSLRAGVASVEDDAYFRANVEKVIATRERTKRELKALGFSFPDSGSNFIFATHSQIPARELFAALKEVGIYVRYFDRPRIDNYLRISIGTDEEMNVLLTFLQQYSKDRK from the coding sequence ATGAGCTGGGAAGAGAATGTGAGAAAGGTAATTCCTTATACACCAGGGGAGCAGCCTGGGCAGCGCAATATCATTAAACTGAATACGAATGAGAATCCTTATCCGCCGGCGCCGGGGGTTATGGAGGCCATAAGATCGGTCAAAGCGGAAGAATACAGTCTCTATCCGGACCCGGATGCATCGGCTCTGCGCCGAAGCCTTGCCGAATATCATCGTCTGAAGCCGCAGCAGGTTTTTGTCGGCGTTGGCTCCGACGATGTGCTGGCGATGTCTTTTCTGACCTTTTTTAACGGTGCCAGTCCGATTCTGTTTCCGGACATTACCTATTCTTTTTATGACGTCTGGGCGGAACTGTTTCGGATTCCTTATGCGATAAGGCCGCTGCGGGATGACTTTTCCATTGATCCGGATGACTATCTCTGTGACAACGGGGGAATCATTTTCCCCAATCCGAACGCGCCGACCGGAGTGCTGGAGTCCATAGATATGGTAGAGCGGATTGTGGCGGGAAACCCGGATGTAGTCGTGATTGTCGATGAGGCATATATCGATTTTGGCGGCGAGAGCGCGCTGCCGCTGATTGAAAAGTATGAGAATCTGCTGATCGTGCGCACATTTTCCAAGTCCCGCTCTCTGGCGGGTCTGCGAATCGGATATGCGCTTGGCAGTGAAAGACTGCTTTCTTATCTGAATGACGCAAAATTTTCCTTTAATTCCTATACGATGAATCTTCCGTCTCTGCGCGCCGGAGTGGCAAGTGTGGAAGACGACGCATATTTCAGAGCGAATGTGGAAAAGGTCATTGCGACACGGGAACGGACCAAGCGGGAACTGAAAGCGCTGGGATTTTCCTTTCCGGATTCCGGAAGCAATTTTATTTTTGCCACTCACAGTCAGATACCTGCCAGGGAGCTGTTCGCAGCCTTGAAGGAAGTCGGTATTTACGTGCGTTACTTTGACCGGCCGCGCATTGACAACTATCTGCGGATCAGCATCGGCACGGACGAGGAAATGAATGTATTGCTGACATTTTTGCAACAATATAGTAAAGATAGAAAATAG